One genomic window of Candidatus Kuenenia stuttgartiensis includes the following:
- a CDS encoding DUF58 domain-containing protein, which produces MKKKRVRLYLQRLIGNLFGGSFASYINSTHGLELDELRQYQTGDDLRSVDWKTTSRIGRLHVRLKLVDKRATIFFIIDKSRSEKFGSFYHTKEDIVAKLLSLLVYAASETGNEIGFLAFTDRVEQYIPPKTGENEAFKNMKKVLTDEPSSHFTDINAALTFLHKKVQSPSLIFILSDFFAPHNYERSLKTLSYRHEVIPVIVSDKRESCIPKARGYLTIRDVETHCNKTISTTEALNVPAPFYALLRKLTISGITIQTDEDEGIWIKKISEFFDKRIRRGGRIKK; this is translated from the coding sequence TTGAAAAAAAAACGTGTACGCCTTTATTTACAGCGGTTAATAGGTAATCTCTTTGGCGGATCATTCGCCAGCTATATAAACTCAACGCACGGTCTGGAACTGGATGAGCTTCGGCAATATCAGACCGGCGATGATTTAAGGTCTGTTGACTGGAAAACCACTTCCCGAATAGGCCGTTTACACGTACGTCTGAAATTAGTGGATAAACGTGCGACTATTTTTTTCATTATCGACAAGAGCCGTTCTGAAAAATTTGGCTCTTTTTATCATACAAAAGAAGATATTGTAGCTAAATTGCTTTCTCTCCTTGTTTATGCGGCATCAGAAACGGGCAATGAAATTGGTTTTCTCGCATTTACCGATAGAGTTGAGCAATACATACCGCCTAAAACGGGCGAAAATGAAGCTTTTAAGAATATGAAAAAGGTTTTAACGGATGAACCGTCCTCTCATTTTACTGACATTAACGCCGCATTGACTTTTTTACATAAAAAAGTGCAGTCTCCTTCTCTCATTTTTATCCTATCCGATTTTTTCGCCCCACATAATTACGAACGTTCACTAAAGACACTCTCCTACCGGCATGAGGTTATTCCTGTTATTGTTTCCGATAAAAGAGAGTCCTGCATCCCAAAAGCGAGGGGATATCTAACGATTCGTGATGTTGAAACCCATTGCAATAAAACAATAAGCACTACAGAGGCTCTTAATGTGCCTGCACCTTTTTATGCCTTACTGAGAAAATTAACCATAAGCGGTATAACGATACAGACAGATGAAGATGAAGGTATATGGATAAAAAAAATATCAGAGTTTTTTGACAAACGCATCCGTAGAGGAGGGAGAATTAAAAAATGA
- a CDS encoding TonB-dependent receptor plug domain-containing protein: MKHLLIIVTGILALAFYQYPGVSAAGESIPVLKEEQETNDRILTKWAERPDNQAAQEKLIIRIPGKEEIPEVIEEAYPADEFKSIETIQKQPDNVKNIPEEPEVYPLPFEEKIPLSHTTIPSPETPKDPPPKDGKDRQCEDANDTEDTVITPTRTKQLSKNVGSSLSIITQKDIENSKAPLLLDVLRQAPGIEVTRTQGIGGTTSLFIRGASAAHTLVFVDGVQMNSPTSGAFNFANLSTDNIERVEILRGPQSTLYGSEAIGGVVNIITKKGAGDNKVNLGTEYGMRDTYRETVNVSGGKENFDYSVGGSYLKTLGISAASSGSEKDGYKNLTGSARLGWNFLDNGRVDTTIRGSHSDFEYDAFVYGVGAVDDPDRRQTTDEVLFSAKASKTFFDIWTPSFLISVNDTELKGFDPTDESGRFRIPTRVWRAEHQSDFLLFDVNTITLGYEYEVLEGKNEGKYDGQTYRNNAVFLQNQIELFESLHWTIGLRHDDFSTFGSHLTYRTTASYNMEEIGARLHGSWGKGFRAPSLNELIYPYYGNPHLRPEESKGWDFGVEKEILKDTLTIDVTYFENNFKNLITATVQPDGSYLAENAARAESQGIETILTYKPFTILSFTGTYTYTDTRDREKDQQLPRRPENRATLGINTNPIEKLNINVTGIMVRDRIDSNGTKMDNYWTVNQATRYDVTKFMAAYVRFENLFDYDYEEVTGFGSLGFTAYGGVEFKF; this comes from the coding sequence GTGAAGCACTTGCTAATCATAGTAACAGGTATTTTAGCGCTTGCCTTTTATCAATACCCCGGCGTATCGGCAGCAGGGGAATCAATTCCTGTTTTAAAAGAAGAACAGGAAACAAATGACAGAATACTTACCAAATGGGCGGAAAGGCCGGATAATCAGGCTGCACAAGAAAAGCTTATTATCCGTATCCCGGGAAAGGAAGAGATACCTGAAGTAATAGAAGAAGCATATCCTGCCGATGAATTCAAATCAATTGAAACGATTCAAAAACAACCGGACAATGTGAAAAATATCCCGGAGGAGCCTGAGGTATACCCTTTGCCGTTTGAAGAAAAAATACCGCTATCCCATACCACAATACCTTCGCCGGAAACTCCGAAAGACCCACCGCCAAAGGATGGAAAAGACAGGCAATGTGAAGATGCTAACGATACGGAAGATACCGTAATAACACCGACACGGACGAAACAGTTGTCTAAGAATGTTGGCAGTTCTTTATCAATCATTACACAAAAAGACATTGAGAATAGCAAAGCGCCGCTGTTGCTTGATGTTTTACGTCAGGCGCCGGGGATTGAAGTTACAAGAACTCAGGGGATAGGCGGGACTACAAGCTTGTTCATAAGGGGGGCGTCAGCCGCACATACCCTAGTATTTGTTGATGGTGTCCAAATGAATAGTCCCACATCCGGGGCATTTAATTTTGCGAATCTTTCCACAGACAACATTGAGAGAGTAGAAATTCTGCGCGGACCTCAAAGCACCCTGTATGGCTCTGAAGCGATTGGCGGTGTTGTTAATATTATTACAAAAAAAGGGGCAGGCGATAACAAAGTTAACCTGGGAACCGAGTACGGGATGCGCGATACCTATAGGGAAACTGTTAACGTTTCAGGAGGAAAGGAGAATTTTGATTATTCAGTGGGAGGTTCCTACCTGAAAACCCTCGGAATATCCGCTGCCAGCAGTGGAAGTGAAAAGGACGGTTACAAGAATCTTACCGGTTCTGCACGGCTGGGATGGAATTTCCTGGATAACGGGAGGGTTGATACAACTATAAGGGGGTCTCACTCGGATTTTGAATATGATGCGTTTGTATATGGTGTTGGTGCGGTTGACGACCCTGACAGACGCCAAACTACAGACGAGGTTCTTTTCTCTGCGAAGGCCAGCAAGACTTTTTTTGATATATGGACTCCCTCATTTCTCATCTCAGTTAACGATACAGAACTAAAAGGCTTTGATCCCACGGATGAGTCGGGCAGATTTCGCATTCCTACAAGGGTCTGGCGGGCAGAACATCAATCAGACTTTTTACTCTTTGACGTAAATACGATAACACTCGGTTACGAATATGAAGTGTTGGAAGGTAAAAACGAGGGTAAGTATGACGGGCAAACCTACCGGAACAATGCGGTTTTTCTGCAAAACCAAATAGAATTGTTTGAGTCGTTGCACTGGACAATTGGATTACGCCACGACGACTTTAGCACATTCGGATCTCATCTTACGTATAGAACAACGGCGTCTTATAACATGGAGGAAATTGGCGCCAGACTACATGGTTCATGGGGAAAGGGATTTCGGGCGCCAAGTTTGAATGAACTGATTTACCCATACTACGGGAATCCGCACCTGCGTCCGGAAGAAAGCAAGGGATGGGATTTCGGTGTTGAAAAAGAGATTCTCAAAGACACACTAACCATCGACGTCACCTACTTTGAAAATAACTTTAAAAACCTTATCACTGCCACTGTGCAGCCCGATGGCAGCTACCTGGCAGAAAACGCAGCCAGGGCAGAGTCTCAGGGCATCGAAACCATTCTAACCTATAAACCATTTACTATACTTTCATTCACCGGAACGTACACGTATACAGATACCAGGGACAGAGAAAAAGATCAGCAACTACCCCGCAGACCGGAAAACCGGGCAACGCTTGGGATTAACACCAATCCCATTGAGAAATTAAATATCAACGTAACAGGGATAATGGTAAGGGACAGAATAGACAGCAATGGAACGAAAATGGACAACTACTGGACGGTCAATCAGGCGACTCGCTATGACGTCACAAAGTTTATGGCTGCTTATGTCAGGTTCGAAAACCTTTTTGATTATGACTACGAAGAGGTAACTGGCTTTGGTTCCCTCGGTTTTACAGCGTACGGGGGAGTGGAATTCAAGTTTTAA
- a CDS encoding carbohydrate porin: protein MKCLLIMSMIIAAPIFYSHAEPLEAIESISTSEEKEEADGIDIFDWPKKQDNQAAQEKRVIRLSEEEETQKPVEETYPTEEKRFQIGVSSTAIVQQILSGGEKRAFFPEGSLDLFCLYKPSDLTTLFLDLEAIGGNGPDEHADSLSGLNDDAGAFRYNNGTDRLSIREMWFETKLFGQQVALVAGKIDLTNYFDSNAVANDETTMFITSAFVNNLALEAPHNGPGAVSIYEMENGLNFRLGLQSADSDNMGLGIGKGFYGIGEVGLHADSLFGREGNYRLWFKINGDRFPCAKKTAQLLPLVIQKQMMGLKNLQPRYTTVLSLTGTLPLRHYFRPF from the coding sequence ATGAAGTGTTTGCTAATTATGTCAATGATTATTGCTGCGCCTATCTTTTATAGTCATGCCGAACCACTAGAAGCAATAGAATCGATTTCAACGTCAGAAGAAAAAGAAGAAGCAGACGGGATAGATATTTTCGATTGGCCGAAAAAGCAGGATAATCAAGCCGCACAGGAAAAGCGTGTTATCCGCCTTTCCGAAGAGGAAGAAACACAAAAACCTGTAGAAGAAACATATCCCACTGAAGAAAAACGATTTCAAATAGGGGTAAGTAGTACGGCTATTGTTCAACAGATTTTAAGTGGCGGTGAGAAACGGGCGTTTTTTCCGGAAGGCTCGCTGGATTTATTTTGTCTCTACAAACCCTCAGATCTCACAACATTATTTCTGGATTTAGAGGCGATTGGAGGAAACGGGCCTGATGAACATGCCGACAGTCTTTCCGGTCTCAATGATGATGCTGGTGCATTCCGGTACAATAACGGTACTGATCGCTTATCCATTCGGGAGATGTGGTTTGAGACAAAATTGTTCGGACAACAGGTAGCTCTTGTGGCAGGAAAGATAGACTTGACAAACTACTTTGACAGCAATGCCGTAGCCAATGATGAGACAACCATGTTTATAACCAGCGCCTTTGTAAATAATCTTGCATTAGAAGCGCCGCATAACGGACCTGGCGCAGTATCTATCTACGAAATGGAAAACGGCTTGAATTTCCGGTTAGGACTGCAAAGTGCAGATAGTGACAATATGGGACTGGGGATAGGAAAGGGCTTCTACGGAATAGGAGAGGTTGGTTTACACGCCGATAGCCTTTTTGGAAGAGAAGGCAATTATCGCCTTTGGTTTAAAATCAATGGAGACCGGTTCCCATGCGCGAAAAAGACAGCGCAGCTTTTGCCTTTGGTTATTCAAAAGCAGATGATGGGATTAAAGAATCTGCAACCGAGATATACTACCGTTTTGTCCTTAACAGGCACATTGCCATTACGCCACTATTTCAGGCCGTTTTAA
- a CDS encoding vWA domain-containing protein: MTLANPWFLFLIIPFGLLYFFWKEKKYIGYSSLYHVKELHGFRKVIAGLFKPVFFCAVFFLILALTYPQSAYHKEKISLKGREILLCIDTSFSTTGTAIETIKEVVAAFIKKRSNDIIGLSIFGTDAALITMPTMETELLEKSLERVHSSQMGYQTSIGEGIFTSITALFEKEMGSRFTFTELRNSINKQYLDDYAVSFVKEMKKRDLLKNKLIILFTDGIYNIGISPDRPLRLLQRMGIKAYVVAVKASDVYGIDPDIAAQHIQELQEAIESTGGKYYHADNFEEVAKFYDEIDRIEKDEIVVENVFKKKDLYIFPIIAGLFFLLTTVFIENFWIRIP, translated from the coding sequence ATGACATTAGCGAATCCATGGTTCCTTTTCCTTATTATCCCTTTTGGCTTGCTCTATTTTTTTTGGAAAGAAAAAAAATATATCGGTTATTCAAGCCTCTATCATGTAAAAGAACTGCATGGGTTCAGGAAGGTTATCGCAGGCCTTTTTAAACCGGTCTTTTTTTGCGCGGTATTTTTTTTAATATTGGCGTTAACATATCCGCAATCCGCCTATCATAAAGAAAAGATATCTTTAAAAGGACGTGAAATACTCCTCTGTATTGATACTTCATTCAGCACAACCGGAACTGCCATAGAGACCATAAAGGAAGTTGTTGCTGCCTTTATAAAGAAAAGATCAAACGATATTATTGGATTATCTATTTTCGGCACTGATGCGGCTCTCATTACAATGCCCACGATGGAAACGGAGTTGCTTGAAAAATCTTTGGAACGTGTACACTCATCCCAAATGGGATACCAAACTTCAATAGGAGAGGGTATCTTTACCTCCATTACCGCATTGTTTGAAAAAGAAATGGGAAGCAGATTTACCTTCACAGAATTAAGAAACAGCATTAACAAGCAGTATCTCGATGATTACGCTGTTTCATTTGTAAAAGAGATGAAGAAAAGAGACTTACTGAAAAATAAACTAATAATTCTCTTCACTGATGGCATTTACAATATTGGCATTTCACCGGACAGACCCTTACGGCTTCTGCAAAGAATGGGAATAAAGGCGTATGTTGTGGCAGTAAAAGCATCAGACGTCTATGGCATAGACCCTGATATCGCCGCTCAACACATCCAGGAATTACAGGAAGCAATAGAGTCAACCGGAGGAAAATATTATCATGCCGATAATTTTGAAGAGGTTGCAAAATTCTATGATGAAATTGACAGGATTGAAAAAGATGAAATTGTGGTAGAAAATGTTTTTAAAAAAAAGGACCTTTATATATTCCCTATTATAGCAGGTTTGTTTTTTCTGTTAACAACTGTTTTCATTGAAAACTTCTGGATAAGAATCCCTTGA
- a CDS encoding vWA domain-containing protein — translation MLSFIHEKYTPLVFSLSCLILVFYFILYWRKGAWLKTFGQKTYIQKFSKIPSTYRNLIKGTSISAACCILGLTLLQPKWQTTEEQYEKEGLEIVFVLDVSMSMLAEDVKPNRLECAKMEIANLVRGLEDDRVGLVVFAARAFSLLPYPTKDYEMVFLRILNMVNEHYVRFVPYGTNIGNALIAAMETFSNEAGKKIIILLTDGEEQLLRRSQVVEAIRLLLEKNDISTYIIGIGDPNNSTSIPKRDRLGNKSGYERTEDGEIIYTKPDPKLLREIAEMAGGSYQHDATGAELQNIFKQVIETNKDIIGVKKKNIIYDISQYFLGCALILLAFYFVL, via the coding sequence ATGTTATCTTTTATTCACGAAAAATATACCCCCCTTGTATTTTCACTTTCCTGCCTGATCCTTGTTTTCTACTTTATTCTTTACTGGCGGAAGGGAGCCTGGCTAAAAACATTTGGGCAGAAAACATACATACAAAAATTCAGCAAAATACCCTCAACATACAGAAACCTCATCAAAGGAACCAGCATAAGCGCCGCCTGCTGTATTTTAGGGCTTACACTTTTGCAGCCTAAATGGCAAACTACGGAAGAACAATATGAAAAAGAAGGGCTTGAGATAGTATTTGTACTTGACGTCTCAATGAGTATGCTTGCGGAGGATGTAAAACCCAACCGGCTTGAATGTGCCAAAATGGAGATTGCCAACCTGGTGAGAGGACTTGAAGACGACCGTGTTGGTTTAGTTGTTTTCGCCGCACGAGCCTTTTCCCTCCTCCCTTATCCAACAAAAGACTATGAAATGGTATTCCTTAGAATATTAAATATGGTAAACGAACATTATGTAAGATTTGTACCTTACGGCACAAATATCGGGAACGCCTTAATTGCTGCCATGGAAACCTTCAGTAATGAAGCAGGGAAAAAAATAATAATCCTTCTTACCGATGGAGAAGAGCAGCTTCTCAGAAGGAGTCAGGTAGTGGAAGCAATACGATTGTTATTGGAAAAGAACGATATTTCCACTTACATCATTGGCATTGGGGATCCAAATAATTCCACCTCCATACCAAAACGGGATAGATTGGGGAATAAAAGTGGTTATGAACGCACAGAAGATGGAGAGATTATTTACACAAAACCCGATCCGAAATTATTAAGAGAAATAGCAGAAATGGCTGGAGGCTCCTACCAACACGATGCTACCGGCGCTGAACTGCAAAATATCTTCAAACAGGTTATTGAAACAAACAAAGACATTATCGGCGTAAAAAAGAAAAATATCATTTACGATATTTCACAATATTTTCTAGGCTGTGCATTGATTCTTCTTGCATTCTATTTTGTCTTATAA
- a CDS encoding FMN-binding glutamate synthase family protein, translating to MSFSKPNASAATRTKNRTPNDRNASSGMCSVCVDDCPGICEIGKSAFRSVENLYPQPFGVITAGADKEYPVDFSHLNIMGTAVGAVGIAPDSDKAIFDNVNTETRLGKDKGIKLKMPIMIPGLGSTKVAKTHWDGLAIGSAISGTALTIGENVGGMDEQSKISNGKITHCPDLEYRVKTYQSWQQDGYGLIVMQENVEDSRLGILEYGVEKLGVQAVEMKWGQGAKDIGGEVKINNLEKAKMLRDRGYIVLPDPYDKEVTGSFGKSFKEFERHSRVGMVNEDDFVKRVKALRNAGAKYVFLKTGAYRPADLARAVWYCSIAGVDVLTVDGAGGGTGMSPWHMMNEWGVPTLYISALTYNYVHQLASKGHYVPDIILAGGFAFEDDIFKAFALGAPYVKAVGMARSPLCASHVGTVVANQIKEGKIDKFIADYGSNVEEIFVLASKVKRLFGTGKKEVPPNALGLYSYYQRLSQGLRQLMCGSRKFALEYITRDDIVTLTRDAADVTGITYIMDADKAEAQKILSGKGSKSKTKPVAKAKTVTKEKAVKKAAPSKTKPAAKAASAVMPKAKTAVKKKGGK from the coding sequence ATGTCGTTTTCAAAACCAAATGCGTCGGCAGCAACTCGTACAAAAAATAGAACACCTAATGACAGGAATGCTTCCAGCGGGATGTGTTCTGTTTGTGTAGATGATTGTCCTGGTATTTGCGAAATAGGAAAATCAGCATTTCGATCTGTTGAAAATTTGTATCCACAGCCATTTGGGGTCATTACAGCAGGTGCGGACAAGGAATATCCTGTAGATTTTAGTCACTTAAACATAATGGGAACTGCGGTTGGCGCTGTTGGTATTGCCCCTGATAGCGATAAGGCTATTTTTGATAATGTTAATACAGAAACAAGGCTTGGCAAGGATAAGGGCATTAAGTTGAAGATGCCGATAATGATTCCCGGACTCGGTTCAACAAAAGTTGCAAAGACGCATTGGGATGGTTTAGCGATAGGTTCAGCGATTTCAGGAACTGCACTAACGATAGGTGAAAACGTAGGCGGCATGGATGAACAATCCAAAATATCAAATGGCAAAATAACCCATTGTCCCGATCTTGAATACAGGGTGAAAACCTACCAGAGTTGGCAGCAAGACGGTTATGGTTTGATAGTAATGCAGGAAAATGTTGAAGACAGCCGGTTAGGCATACTGGAATATGGGGTTGAAAAATTAGGCGTTCAGGCGGTGGAAATGAAGTGGGGGCAGGGTGCAAAGGACATTGGCGGCGAGGTTAAGATTAATAATCTGGAAAAGGCGAAGATGTTGCGCGACCGCGGGTATATCGTATTGCCTGACCCGTATGACAAAGAAGTTACCGGTAGTTTTGGAAAGTCATTCAAGGAATTTGAACGGCACTCCAGAGTTGGAATGGTGAATGAAGACGATTTTGTAAAAAGGGTAAAGGCATTAAGGAATGCCGGTGCAAAATATGTATTTTTGAAAACAGGCGCATATCGTCCTGCAGATCTGGCAAGGGCGGTTTGGTATTGTTCCATTGCAGGAGTTGATGTTTTAACCGTTGACGGGGCAGGCGGCGGCACCGGCATGAGTCCGTGGCACATGATGAACGAGTGGGGTGTTCCGACGTTATACATTTCCGCCCTTACATATAATTATGTGCATCAACTGGCATCAAAGGGGCATTATGTACCTGATATAATCCTTGCGGGTGGGTTTGCGTTTGAGGACGACATTTTCAAGGCATTTGCACTTGGTGCGCCATATGTGAAAGCAGTCGGCATGGCGCGTTCACCTCTTTGTGCATCGCATGTAGGTACAGTGGTAGCCAACCAGATAAAAGAGGGTAAAATTGATAAATTCATTGCTGACTATGGCAGTAATGTAGAAGAGATATTTGTGTTGGCTTCAAAGGTTAAAAGATTATTTGGTACTGGTAAGAAAGAAGTCCCGCCAAATGCTTTAGGGCTGTATTCTTATTATCAACGTTTATCACAGGGATTACGTCAGTTAATGTGCGGATCCAGGAAGTTTGCCCTGGAATATATCACAAGGGACGACATCGTTACCCTGACGCGTGACGCCGCTGATGTTACAGGGATCACCTATATCATGGATGCCGATAAAGCGGAAGCGCAGAAAATTCTTTCAGGAAAAGGATCAAAATCCAAGACGAAACCAGTTGCAAAAGCGAAAACCGTTACTAAGGAAAAAGCCGTAAAAAAAGCAGCACCATCAAAAACAAAACCCGCAGCAAAAGCAGCGAGTGCCGTAATGCCTAAAGCAAAGACAGCGGTAAAGAAAAAAGGGGGGAAATAA
- a CDS encoding AAA family ATPase codes for MKAQTKTKNNRCPIKEKVEKIKQEIGKVIVGQEEMIETIIIALLSDGHILLEGYPGLGKTMTVKTVASILDAKFHRVQFTPDLIPADITGFEMWLPETKKSRIQKGPVFTNILLADEINRAPAKVQSALLEAMQEKQVTIGRETHHLEKLFLVLATQNPIEISGTYLLPEAEIDRFMFKIKIRYPSYNDEIEITEKHASGTETPLAVIFKPEEILALRTTIAEWLPPNDAPSIIQYIARLVRATRPEENDGILEDLVMYGASPRATIALTKASRVYAYIQGDDTILPEHVQKMAYPVLRHRIILTHEAEVEGYDSDDIITKILHRVPILE; via the coding sequence GTGAAAGCTCAAACAAAAACAAAAAATAACAGATGCCCGATTAAAGAGAAGGTGGAAAAAATAAAACAAGAGATCGGAAAGGTCATTGTAGGACAGGAAGAAATGATCGAAACAATTATAATCGCCCTACTGTCAGATGGGCATATCTTACTGGAAGGTTATCCTGGACTTGGAAAAACAATGACGGTAAAAACCGTAGCAAGCATACTCGATGCAAAATTCCATCGGGTACAATTCACGCCGGACCTTATTCCCGCCGATATTACCGGATTTGAAATGTGGCTCCCTGAAACGAAAAAAAGCAGGATTCAAAAAGGCCCTGTTTTTACAAACATTCTTCTTGCAGACGAGATTAACCGCGCACCGGCAAAAGTACAAAGCGCCTTATTAGAAGCTATGCAGGAAAAACAGGTAACCATCGGCAGGGAAACCCATCACCTGGAAAAATTATTCCTGGTGCTTGCGACTCAAAATCCCATCGAAATATCAGGTACCTATTTATTGCCGGAAGCAGAAATAGACCGTTTTATGTTCAAAATAAAAATCAGATACCCTTCTTATAATGATGAAATAGAGATAACAGAAAAACATGCCTCTGGCACAGAAACTCCACTCGCGGTTATTTTTAAACCTGAGGAAATACTTGCATTGAGAACTACTATAGCAGAATGGCTACCGCCAAATGATGCGCCCTCTATAATACAATACATCGCACGGCTTGTAAGGGCAACAAGGCCGGAAGAAAATGACGGCATACTGGAAGACCTTGTCATGTACGGCGCCTCACCCAGAGCAACTATTGCACTCACAAAGGCATCGCGTGTTTATGCTTATATCCAGGGAGACGATACGATTCTGCCTGAGCATGTTCAGAAAATGGCCTATCCCGTTTTGCGGCACAGAATCATCCTTACGCATGAGGCGGAGGTGGAAGGCTACGATTCAGATGATATTATCACAAAAATTCTTCACCGGGTTCCTATTCTGGAATAA
- a CDS encoding ATP-binding protein has protein sequence MNGTLLFASNKLDKYEHIICYLKQHGFVNIITVLNGEDALKHLNTQPPLFAFLDTELPILDGFQVCKLMKSSLLANCNNVPVILVTDSQKNCMISLLANCVGAYLSIHPSFALEDLLYLLQNKPESTPANITANRIKILIAASEQSFTQMLETYLLGEGYDVIIAGNGQDAIHQLKNEKLSIMFLDDHLPESDVSEIIRKSKESIHEIFITIIVTQGSELRAIELMKAGANDYIIKPADEKTIPTAFADTLIKYHLNLCNHRMDVEELKLLSLIDGIVDGIVFMDMYGKINTVNKAANAILSQLNLVRNSDGSIIRINTIDIKDIYRTLFEEKQLSVSYEITINDDFEKHFNVIASSVNQFIDENIHVIGDRRKRKRLARSFIGNNIGIVIVLRDVTREHQLTNQVVQSERLFAVSNLVAGAAHELNNPLAGIQLCTELVLNDPATSEKSLKYLQRIQKETEQIQDVVKSLLTFTGNYTLSKEQININEIIEVIIKQKIYQFDHANIKIIILPGDVLPFVFVDKYQIRRVLLNIIENACAAMEVSAYDKCLTIKTEAQNNVVKTYISDTGPGIPKENLSKIFEPFYTNRANKKKKGTGLGLSIAHSIIKQHNGKIYVQSEVGKGTTFVIELPAMESL, from the coding sequence ATGAATGGAACCCTATTGTTTGCCTCCAATAAATTAGATAAATATGAACATATAATTTGCTACTTAAAACAGCATGGTTTTGTAAATATAATAACGGTGTTAAATGGAGAAGATGCCTTAAAACATCTCAATACCCAGCCCCCTCTTTTTGCATTTTTAGATACAGAGCTACCCATTTTGGATGGTTTTCAAGTATGTAAACTAATGAAGTCATCTCTTTTGGCAAATTGCAATAACGTTCCCGTAATTTTAGTCACTGATTCGCAGAAAAATTGTATGATATCCCTGTTAGCCAATTGTGTTGGCGCATATCTTTCAATTCATCCGTCATTTGCATTGGAAGATTTATTATATCTGTTACAAAACAAGCCAGAGTCAACGCCCGCGAATATTACCGCAAACAGGATAAAAATCTTGATTGCCGCCAGTGAACAATCTTTCACACAAATGTTGGAAACGTATCTTCTCGGGGAAGGCTATGATGTGATTATTGCCGGAAATGGCCAGGATGCCATTCATCAATTGAAGAATGAAAAACTATCCATCATGTTTTTGGATGATCATTTGCCGGAATCAGATGTCTCTGAAATAATCAGAAAATCAAAAGAGAGCATCCATGAAATATTTATAACAATTATTGTCACGCAGGGTTCAGAGCTAAGGGCAATTGAACTGATGAAAGCGGGGGCGAATGACTATATCATAAAACCGGCGGATGAAAAAACCATTCCAACGGCCTTTGCAGATACCCTAATAAAATACCATTTAAACCTTTGCAATCATCGCATGGATGTGGAAGAATTAAAATTACTTTCCTTGATAGATGGCATAGTTGACGGCATTGTTTTTATGGATATGTATGGGAAAATAAACACGGTAAATAAGGCCGCAAATGCAATACTTAGCCAGTTGAATTTGGTGAGAAACAGCGATGGGTCAATAATCAGAATAAATACTATCGATATAAAAGATATTTACAGAACATTGTTTGAAGAAAAACAACTCTCCGTATCCTATGAAATTACTATTAATGACGATTTTGAAAAACATTTTAATGTTATTGCATCTTCGGTTAATCAGTTCATTGATGAAAATATACATGTTATCGGAGATAGAAGGAAAAGGAAAAGGCTGGCACGATCTTTTATTGGCAATAATATAGGGATCGTTATCGTACTAAGAGACGTTACACGCGAACATCAATTAACAAATCAGGTAGTCCAGTCAGAAAGGCTTTTTGCGGTGAGTAATCTGGTAGCAGGCGCCGCACATGAATTGAATAACCCCCTTGCGGGCATTCAACTTTGCACAGAACTTGTCTTAAATGACCCTGCAACTAGTGAAAAATCGCTAAAATACCTCCAAAGAATACAGAAAGAAACAGAACAAATACAGGACGTTGTAAAAAGCCTCCTCACGTTTACGGGAAATTATACACTATCCAAGGAACAAATAAATATTAATGAAATCATCGAAGTTATCATAAAGCAGAAAATATATCAGTTTGACCACGCAAACATTAAAATTATTATTTTACCTGGAGACGTTTTGCCATTTGTTTTTGTCGATAAATATCAAATACGCAGGGTATTGCTTAATATAATCGAAAATGCCTGCGCTGCAATGGAAGTATCGGCATATGATAAATGCCTCACTATTAAAACAGAGGCTCAGAATAATGTAGTAAAGACCTATATATCAGACACGGGGCCAGGAATTCCCAAAGAGAATCTTTCTAAAATTTTCGAACCGTTTTATACCAACAGAGCAAACAAAAAGAAGAAAGGCACGGGGCTTGGCCTTTCCATAGCACATAGTATTATTAAACAGCATAACGGTAAAATATACGTGCAAAGTGAAGTGGGAAAGGGCACTACTTTTGTCATTGAACTTCCCGCCATGGAATCCCTTTAA